From the Amycolatopsis thermoflava N1165 genome, one window contains:
- a CDS encoding TetR/AcrR family transcriptional regulator, protein MTTAPPARPARRGRPGYDLESLLAVAVKLFNERGYDGTSMEDLSRKLGITKSAIYHHVPSKQELLRLAVNRALDGLFEIVAELDSVDGRAVDRLEYLVRGSVRVLVDRLPFVTLLLRVRGNTKVERDALARRREFDHIVSELVTKAVDEGDLRPDIDPPTAARLLFGMVNSLIEWYRPRGGQSGDELAETVAAVAFDGLRVRSA, encoded by the coding sequence ATGACGACCGCACCTCCGGCCCGGCCCGCCCGGCGTGGCAGGCCGGGCTACGACCTGGAGTCCCTGCTCGCGGTCGCGGTCAAGCTGTTCAACGAGCGCGGCTACGACGGCACCAGCATGGAGGACCTGTCGCGCAAGCTCGGCATCACCAAGTCCGCCATCTACCACCACGTGCCGAGCAAGCAGGAGTTGTTGCGGCTGGCGGTGAACCGGGCGCTGGACGGGCTGTTCGAGATCGTGGCCGAGCTGGACTCGGTCGACGGGCGCGCGGTGGACCGGCTGGAGTACCTGGTGCGCGGCAGTGTCCGGGTGCTGGTGGACCGGCTGCCGTTCGTGACGCTGCTGCTGCGGGTGCGCGGCAACACGAAGGTGGAGCGGGACGCGCTGGCCCGTCGTCGTGAGTTCGACCACATCGTGTCCGAACTGGTCACCAAGGCCGTCGACGAGGGCGACCTGCGGCCGGACATCGATCCGCCGACCGCGGCGCGGCTGTTGTTCGGCATGGTCAACTCGCTGATCGAGTGGTACCGGCCGCGCGGCGGGCAGAGCGGCGACGAGCTGGCGGAGACGGTGGCGGCCGTGGCCTTCGACGGGCTGCGGGTGCGGTCCGCTTAG